One Falco peregrinus isolate bFalPer1 chromosome 6, bFalPer1.pri, whole genome shotgun sequence DNA segment encodes these proteins:
- the LMOD2 gene encoding leiomodin-2, producing MSTFGYRRELSKYEDIDEDELLASLTEEELKELERELEDIEPDRNLPVGQRQKSLTEKTPTGTFSREALMAYWERETRKLLEKERLGACDKDSEQEDDNPEDIQEEYFTESNSEVSEEAYTEEDDEEEEEEDEEEDEDESEDEEEQNAAAGERPEDGRSSDHIRRKKCNSAKDNEDLLNGHDEKDTDNLSLKSSAIHPCGNPTVIEDALEKVRNNDPDTTEVNLNNIENITSQMLIQFSQALRDNTVVKSFSLANTHADDNVAIAIAGMLKVNQHITSLNIESNFITGKGVLAIMRALQNNKVLTELRFHNQRHIMGSQVEMDIVKLLKENTTLVKLGYHFDLAGPRMTMTSILTRNMDKQRQKRMQEQRQQESGCDGAINPKTKVLQKGTPRSSPYVSPKSSPWSSPKLPKKVPPVKSQPPVPPPPPPPPPPPPPPPPVIPEKKAPTRNIAEVIKEQESSKKALQNGQKKKKGKKSKKHENSILKEIKDSLKSVSDRKSEEGSRPSTRPSTPQRSLHDNLMEAIRASSIKQLRRVEVPEALR from the exons ATGTCTACCTTTGGCTACAGAAGAGAGCTCAGTAAATATGAGGACATTGATGAAGATGAGCTCCTCGCTTCTCTCACTGAAGAGGagctgaaggagctggagcGGGAGCTGGAGGACATAGAGCCCGACCGTAACCTTCCAGTGGGACAACGGCAGAAGAGCCTGACGGAGAAAACACCGACAGGGACTTTCAGCAGAGAAGCACTGATGGCCTATTGGGAGAGGGAGACCAGGAAACTCTTAGAAAAAGAGAGACTGGGTGCGTGTGACAAG GATTCTGAGCAAGAAGACGACAATCCGGAAGACATTCAAGAAGagtatttcacagaaagcaATAGTGAAGTGTCTGAGGAGGCATATACTGAAGAGgatgatgaagaagaagaagaagaagatgaagaggaggatgaagatgagagtgaggatgaggaagagcaaaatgctgcagctggtgaAAGACCTGAGGATGGCAGGAGTTCTGACCACATCAGACGCAAAAAGTGTAACAGCGCAAAGGACAATGAAGACTTACTCAATGGTCATGATGAAAAAGACACCGACAATCTGAGCTTAAAAAGCAGTGCCATCCACCCTTGTGGAAATCCAACAGTTATTGAGGATGCTTTGGAAAAAGTTAGGAACAACGACCCTGACACCACAGAGGTCAATCTGAACAACATTGAAAACATCACTTCACAGATGCTTATACAATTTTCTCAAGCCCTAAGGGACAACACAGTGGTTAAGTCATTCAGCTTGGCTAACACGCATGCTGATGACAACGTTGCAATAGCTATTGCTGGTATGTTAAAGGTAAATCAGCATATAACTAGTCTGAATATCGAGTCAAATTTTATCACAGGCAAAGGAGTGCTGGCCATCATGAGAGCTTTGCAGAATAACAAGGTTCTAACAGAACTGCGATTCCACAATCAAAGGCACATCATGGGCAGCCAGGTGGAAATGGACATAGTTAAACTGTTGAAAGAGAACACGACTCTGGTCAAGCTTGGATACCACTTTGACCTTGCTGGCCCAAGAATGACCATGACAAGTATCCTGACAAGAAATATGgataaacaaagacaaaagcGTATGCAGGAGCAGCGGCAGCAAGAGTCTGGTTGTGACGGAGCCATCAATCCAAAGACAAAAGTTTTGCAGAAGGGGACGCCTCGATCCTCCCCTTATGTGTCACCCAAGAGCTCACCATGGTCCTCTCCAAAACTCCCTAAGAAAGTGCCACCAGTGAAAAGTCAGCCTCCTGtacccccacctccccctccacccccacctcctcctcctccccctcccccggTTATTCCAGAGAAGAAGGCACCAACCAGGAATATAGCTGAAGTCATCAAAGAGCAAGAAAGCTCAAAAAAAGCCTTACAGAatggacagaaaaagaaaaaaggcaaaaaaagcaaaaaacatgaGAACAGCatattgaaagaaattaaagattctttaaaatcagtttcagACAGAAAATCAGAGGAAGGTTCACGACCCTCCACCCGTCCTTCCACCCCACAAAGATCTCTCCATGACAACCTTATGGAAGCAATTCGGGCAAGCAGCATAAAGCAATTAAGGCGG GTGGAGGTACCAGAAGCCCTTCGGTGA